The Flavobacterium psychrotrophum region TGGCGCATACCAACTGCGTCGTCAGGATAACCGTACAACAGCTATAGCTCTTTTTAGCGGCATTGCCCTTATGGGCTTAGCAGCAGGCATTCCTGCCGCAATAAACCATTTCTCTACAGGAGAGCAGGCCATAGTTACAGAATCTCCCGATATGCCAACAATAGTAGAGATAAAGCCGGACAAAGTATTTGAACAGCCAATAACTGAATTACCAAAACCTGAACCCGAAGTAGCAGCAGCACAACCCTCTGCCCCTGCTCCGTCACTAAATAACACCGTACAATACCGCAACGACCTGGCAGCAACCAGCGAGCCTGTGCCCGACCCTCCGCATACCTCAGATTTTGACAATGCAGATCCCGGCCAGCAAACAGCAGCAGGCAACCCCGGTGGCGACCCAATGAGCACAGCGGGCACTGGCGTATCCGCCGGAACAGGACACGACAATACTGCAACT contains the following coding sequences:
- a CDS encoding energy transducer TonB; this encodes MSKVDVFNQDWIDLVFEGRNQKYGAYQLRRQDNRTTAIALFSGIALMGLAAGIPAAINHFSTGEQAIVTESPDMPTIVEIKPDKVFEQPITELPKPEPEVAAAQPSAPAPSLNNTVQYRNDLAATSEPVPDPPHTSDFDNADPGQQTAAGNPGGDPMSTAGTGVSAGTGHDNTATETGPETTASVDVMPLFPGGMSKFYEQVGRKYRIPETDREMTAKVYVSFIIEKDGTMTHVQVLRDPIPGLGLGKEALRVLESMKTKWTPGKKKGQDVRTAYTLPIIVNIK